The following are encoded together in the Marinitoga litoralis genome:
- a CDS encoding cyclase family protein encodes MAGIKVYDLTQKIGITTPPWPGYEPMKLWYFKRMMLQKVNGQIVQTSMHNGTHLDGQRHFMTGGRDIASLPLDGYLFHEGVILDISKEVGDFDIYTPDTLLKVAKENNLEIKKGDILIINTGYHKYAWDQPEANENKYYYFHPGPDQRFADWLKEMEIKWVGVDCGSADHPMNTILREYRPEFAAMADKHFREKYGKSLDEYFDDKTYQLMHIDLFPHLILHAENLGGEIDKVLNRRMYIGIFPWKLVDGESSIARVAAFEIE; translated from the coding sequence ATGGCAGGTATTAAAGTGTATGATTTAACTCAAAAGATTGGTATTACAACACCACCTTGGCCAGGTTATGAGCCAATGAAATTATGGTATTTTAAAAGAATGATGCTTCAAAAAGTTAACGGACAAATTGTTCAAACAAGCATGCATAACGGAACACATTTAGATGGTCAAAGACATTTCATGACAGGTGGAAGAGATATTGCATCATTGCCATTAGATGGTTATTTATTCCATGAAGGTGTAATTTTAGATATATCTAAAGAAGTTGGAGACTTTGATATTTATACTCCTGATACATTATTAAAAGTCGCTAAAGAAAACAATCTTGAAATTAAAAAAGGTGACATTTTAATTATTAATACTGGTTATCACAAATATGCTTGGGATCAACCAGAAGCTAATGAAAATAAATATTATTATTTCCATCCAGGACCAGATCAAAGATTTGCTGATTGGTTAAAAGAAATGGAAATTAAATGGGTAGGTGTTGACTGCGGTTCTGCAGATCATCCAATGAATACTATATTAAGAGAGTATAGACCTGAATTTGCTGCAATGGCAGATAAACATTTTAGAGAAAAATATGGAAAATCTCTTGATGAATATTTTGATGATAAAACATATCAATTAATGCATATTGATTTATTCCCACATTTAATTCTTCATGCAGAAAATCTTGGTGGAGAAATTGATAAAGTATTAAACAGAAGAATGTACATTGGTATATTCCCATGGAAATTGGTTGATGGTGAATCAAGTATTGCTCGTGTTGCTGCATTTGAAATTGAATAA
- a CDS encoding DUF1116 domain-containing protein, translated as MSLFKEELKIVNIGLKSFYEDLKKQGANVVHVDWKPPLGGSKALKILNDFNMLNIDVDAANKEAVERIMNSQPTLVGMGIARDVVPGMKDNMILHAGPPITWDRMCGPLKGAVIGGLIYEGKAKDEKEAIELIESGEIEFDPWHHHYGVGPMAGVATPSMPVFIIENKTYGIKSYCTMNEGLGKVLRYGANGPDVIARLKWMEEVLYPVLKEAIELKGEINLKNLIAQAVQMGDECHNRNRAATSLFIREIAPAILDTSFSNKEKKEVIEFINSNDHFFLNLSMPAAKSATLAAEGIKGSTIVTVMARNGTDFGIRLAGLPEQWFVGPAQDVDGLYFPGFTKEDANPDIGDSTITETGGFGGFAMAGAPAIVKFVGGTVQEAIETTLKMYEITDAENNTYKIPFLNFRGTPTGLNVKKVVEKGILPRINTGIAHKEPGIGQVGAGLTYPPMNIFIDALEAFVKTYLD; from the coding sequence ATGAGTTTATTCAAAGAAGAATTAAAAATAGTTAATATTGGTTTAAAATCATTCTATGAAGATTTAAAAAAACAAGGGGCTAATGTTGTTCATGTTGATTGGAAACCTCCTCTTGGAGGGTCAAAAGCTTTAAAAATATTAAATGATTTTAATATGTTAAATATTGATGTTGATGCAGCAAACAAAGAAGCTGTTGAACGAATCATGAATTCTCAACCAACTCTTGTTGGCATGGGAATAGCTAGGGATGTTGTTCCTGGTATGAAAGATAACATGATTTTACATGCAGGACCACCAATTACATGGGATAGAATGTGCGGTCCATTAAAAGGTGCTGTTATTGGTGGATTAATATATGAAGGAAAAGCTAAAGATGAAAAAGAAGCTATTGAATTAATAGAATCTGGTGAAATAGAATTTGACCCTTGGCATCATCACTATGGTGTTGGACCAATGGCTGGTGTAGCAACTCCATCAATGCCTGTATTTATAATAGAAAATAAAACATATGGAATTAAATCATATTGTACTATGAATGAAGGTTTAGGTAAAGTTTTAAGATATGGTGCAAATGGTCCTGATGTAATTGCTAGATTAAAATGGATGGAAGAAGTTTTATATCCAGTATTGAAAGAGGCTATTGAATTAAAAGGTGAAATTAATTTAAAGAATTTAATTGCTCAAGCTGTACAAATGGGTGATGAATGTCATAATAGGAATAGAGCAGCAACTTCATTATTCATAAGGGAAATAGCTCCTGCTATATTAGATACTAGTTTTTCAAATAAAGAAAAGAAAGAAGTTATTGAATTTATTAATTCCAATGACCATTTCTTCTTAAATTTATCAATGCCAGCTGCTAAATCAGCTACATTAGCTGCCGAAGGTATTAAAGGAAGTACAATAGTTACTGTAATGGCTAGAAATGGTACAGATTTTGGAATTAGATTAGCCGGATTACCCGAACAATGGTTTGTCGGCCCAGCACAAGATGTCGATGGATTATACTTCCCAGGATTCACAAAGGAAGATGCAAATCCAGATATTGGTGATAGTACTATAACAGAAACAGGTGGTTTTGGTGGTTTTGCAATGGCTGGTGCTCCAGCAATAGTTAAATTTGTTGGAGGTACTGTTCAAGAAGCTATTGAAACTACATTAAAAATGTATGAAATAACAGATGCTGAAAACAATACATATAAAATACCATTTTTAAACTTTAGAGGAACACCTACAGGTTTAAATGTAAAGAAAGTTGTTGAAAAAGGTATACTACCAAGAATTAACACTGGTATTGCCCATAAAGAACCAGGTATAGGTCAGGTTGGAGCAGGTTTAACCTATCCACCTATGAATATATTTATCGATGCATTAGAGGCATTTGTAAAAACTTATTTAGATTAA
- a CDS encoding DUF2877 domain-containing protein, with amino-acid sequence MIEVSKLLFNKENLIAKEFFKTKHSKYFEFDDGDIFTLTTYENRVGALGMTAPSHFLRFSSIKLENNNLIFDNNYFLSNYTIYDPSISHISYFDPLDKYVNLLKEKIDIRIFNKIISALNEQKYDNLIGFGPGLTPLFDDILSGILLINFIKKLFDASYILEKAKYKTNKLSYFQLYYSSKGYAPKPVKEYLENGNRAALLNMGDTSGLGWIIGISFFFDLEG; translated from the coding sequence ATGATTGAAGTTTCAAAATTATTGTTTAATAAGGAAAATTTAATAGCTAAAGAATTTTTTAAAACAAAACATTCAAAGTATTTTGAATTTGATGATGGTGACATTTTTACTTTAACCACTTATGAAAATAGGGTTGGGGCATTAGGAATGACCGCTCCCTCCCATTTTCTTAGATTTTCATCAATTAAATTAGAAAATAATAATTTGATTTTTGATAATAATTATTTTTTAAGTAATTATACAATTTATGATCCAAGCATTTCGCATATATCATATTTTGATCCTTTAGATAAATATGTTAATTTGTTAAAAGAGAAAATTGATATTAGGATTTTTAATAAAATAATTTCTGCATTAAATGAACAAAAATATGATAATCTAATAGGTTTTGGACCTGGATTAACTCCATTATTTGATGATATATTATCTGGAATATTGTTAATAAATTTCATAAAAAAATTATTTGATGCTTCATATATTCTTGAAAAAGCAAAATATAAAACAAACAAATTATCTTATTTCCAATTATATTATTCATCAAAAGGATATGCTCCAAAACCGGTTAAAGAATATTTAGAAAACGGGAATAGGGCTGCTTTGTTAAACATGGGGGATACATCAGGATTAGGCTGGATTATTGGTATTTCATTTTTCTTTGATTTGGAGGGATAA
- the fdrA gene encoding acyl-CoA synthetase FdrA: protein MVYKLIKPNSYYDSVTLMLITEDIKKRDEVEEALVGMGTDTNKEFLKELDMIDEELEKTTPNDLLIVIKGENINLEEIEKEIEKLLKAEAEEEEGEKFYPSLDSAVKKLDGANMAVISIAGEYAGFETKKALDYGLNVMLFSDNVPLETEIELKKYALEKGLLVMGPDCGTAIINGVPMAFSNVVKRGKIGIVAASGTGAQEVSSIISNLGCGISQLIGTGGRDVKKDVGGLMFLEGIRRLIEDDETDIIVLVSKPPYPEVVKKATELLNKTNKKHVVHFVNGVVEDPTITVGYTLEDAAIKAALLCQGKEIEKDIYTYFDFLESFDFESKVKEEAAKIKEGKYIRGLYSGGTLADETMVLLSKEIGPIYSPAPLDPKYKLENINSSKENTVVDMGEDEFTVGRPHPMIDFTMRKSRLIKEYLDKDTAIIMVDVVLGWGSHMDPAGEIAEAVRAARETSDNYRCIIANICGTYEDPQKYYEQKKKLEDEGVIVFPSNASAVKFAVNVWKELGR from the coding sequence GTGGTTTATAAATTGATTAAACCAAATTCGTATTATGATTCAGTTACACTTATGCTTATTACAGAAGATATCAAAAAACGTGATGAAGTAGAAGAAGCGTTAGTAGGAATGGGAACAGATACAAATAAAGAATTTTTAAAAGAATTAGACATGATTGATGAGGAATTAGAAAAAACTACCCCTAATGATTTATTAATAGTTATAAAAGGGGAAAATATAAACTTGGAAGAAATAGAAAAAGAAATAGAAAAATTATTGAAAGCCGAAGCTGAGGAAGAAGAAGGAGAAAAATTCTATCCTTCACTCGATAGTGCTGTAAAAAAATTAGATGGCGCAAATATGGCCGTAATATCTATAGCTGGCGAATACGCTGGATTTGAAACAAAAAAAGCTTTAGATTACGGATTAAATGTAATGCTTTTTAGTGACAATGTCCCTTTAGAAACAGAGATAGAATTGAAAAAATATGCATTAGAAAAAGGATTATTAGTTATGGGACCTGATTGTGGAACAGCTATTATAAATGGAGTCCCTATGGCATTTTCAAATGTTGTAAAAAGAGGGAAGATTGGTATAGTCGCAGCTTCAGGAACTGGTGCTCAAGAAGTTTCATCAATAATTTCCAATCTCGGTTGTGGGATTTCACAATTAATAGGTACTGGCGGTAGAGATGTAAAAAAAGATGTTGGTGGATTAATGTTCTTGGAAGGAATTAGAAGGCTTATTGAAGATGACGAAACAGATATTATTGTTTTAGTATCAAAACCTCCTTATCCCGAAGTAGTTAAAAAAGCAACAGAATTATTGAATAAAACAAATAAAAAACATGTTGTTCATTTTGTAAATGGTGTAGTTGAAGATCCCACTATTACTGTTGGTTATACTTTAGAAGATGCCGCAATAAAAGCTGCATTATTATGTCAAGGAAAAGAGATAGAAAAAGATATATATACATATTTTGATTTCTTAGAATCATTTGATTTTGAATCAAAAGTAAAAGAAGAAGCTGCAAAAATCAAAGAAGGTAAATATATAAGAGGGTTATATTCTGGTGGCACTTTAGCTGATGAAACAATGGTGTTATTATCAAAAGAAATTGGACCTATTTATTCACCGGCACCTCTTGATCCAAAATATAAATTGGAAAACATAAATTCAAGTAAAGAAAACACTGTTGTTGATATGGGAGAAGATGAATTTACTGTAGGAAGACCACATCCAATGATTGACTTTACTATGAGAAAATCTAGATTAATAAAAGAATATTTAGATAAAGATACTGCAATAATAATGGTTGATGTTGTATTAGGTTGGGGATCTCACATGGATCCTGCTGGAGAAATCGCAGAAGCCGTAAGGGCTGCACGTGAAACTTCAGATAATTATCGATGTATTATAGCTAATATTTGTGGAACATATGAAGATCCACAAAAATATTATGAACAAAAGAAAAAGCTGGAAGATGAAGGCGTAATTGTCTTCCCAAGCAATGCAAGTGCAGTTAAATTTGCAGTTAATGTTTGGAAGGAGTTGGGAAGATGA
- a CDS encoding phosphoenolpyruvate carboxykinase (ATP) gives MATKSFFTKDEISSSNPIFSRIRTTIETAFYGNNVVKVDSPKEAYKLAKNSPGTIVTNINVYKPELLALDEGTKILIFNDGAITGRYAAGRRIIGEPGVDENKYAEIIREAVYNTRYKKMYHAISFTGLHEDFIVKNHLLIPEGHENILYNWLLNFQPLTVDFIKIYENSRVLNEGDIYIFSDPDWKHPDFPLGLSFFDPQHNCAAILGMRYFGEFKKGTLTLGWGTANRNGYASCHGGLKKYTLKNNETFVAAFFGLSGSGKSTLTHAKHNGKYDITVLHDDAFIISMSDGSTISLEPSYFDKTSDYPANSEDNKYLLTIQNCGATLDEEGRVIPVTEDIRNGNGRAIKSKLWSPNRVYKVEEPINAIFWLMKDPVLPPIVKITDPVLASTLGATLATKRTSAEKLAEGIDPEALVFEPYANPFRTYPLSDDYYSFKKLFEKGVECYILNTGHFMDKKITKEITLSVIESVVEGRAEFKEWANNIEIMDIEEFIPDMTNKEYVNNFIGSMKKRLEFIKSRETERGGIDKLPLECSESIEEIINVCKNNKKDILEG, from the coding sequence ATGGCAACTAAGAGTTTTTTCACAAAAGATGAAATATCATCATCCAATCCTATTTTTTCAAGAATCAGAACAACTATTGAAACAGCCTTTTATGGTAATAATGTTGTGAAAGTAGACTCACCTAAAGAAGCTTATAAACTGGCAAAAAATTCACCTGGTACTATAGTTACTAATATTAATGTTTATAAGCCAGAGTTACTAGCTTTAGATGAAGGTACAAAAATTCTTATTTTTAATGATGGAGCTATTACAGGTAGATATGCAGCAGGTAGAAGGATTATTGGAGAACCTGGAGTAGATGAAAATAAATATGCAGAGATAATTAGAGAAGCTGTATATAATACTAGGTATAAGAAAATGTACCATGCAATTTCATTTACGGGTTTGCATGAAGATTTTATAGTTAAAAACCACTTATTAATTCCTGAAGGTCATGAAAATATATTATACAATTGGTTATTAAATTTCCAACCTTTGACAGTTGATTTTATAAAAATATATGAAAATTCGAGAGTTTTAAACGAAGGAGATATTTATATTTTTTCTGATCCAGATTGGAAACATCCTGACTTTCCATTAGGATTATCGTTTTTCGATCCACAACATAACTGTGCTGCAATATTAGGAATGAGATACTTTGGAGAATTTAAAAAAGGCACATTAACTCTTGGTTGGGGTACAGCAAATAGAAATGGATATGCATCTTGTCATGGAGGACTAAAAAAATACACACTAAAAAATAATGAAACCTTTGTAGCAGCATTTTTCGGTTTATCTGGTTCAGGTAAATCCACATTAACTCATGCAAAACATAATGGGAAATATGATATAACTGTATTGCATGATGATGCATTTATTATTTCAATGTCCGATGGTTCAACTATTTCACTAGAACCTTCTTATTTTGATAAAACATCAGATTATCCAGCAAATTCTGAGGATAATAAGTATCTATTAACAATACAAAATTGTGGAGCAACTCTAGATGAAGAGGGAAGAGTTATACCAGTTACTGAAGATATAAGAAATGGTAATGGAAGAGCTATTAAATCAAAATTGTGGTCTCCAAATAGAGTTTATAAGGTAGAAGAACCAATAAATGCTATATTCTGGTTAATGAAAGATCCTGTATTACCACCTATTGTTAAAATAACCGATCCTGTATTAGCGTCAACATTAGGAGCAACATTAGCAACAAAAAGAACATCAGCAGAAAAATTAGCTGAAGGAATTGATCCAGAAGCATTAGTGTTTGAACCTTATGCAAATCCATTTAGAACATATCCGCTTTCAGATGATTACTATAGTTTTAAAAAGTTATTTGAAAAAGGAGTAGAGTGTTATATATTAAATACAGGTCATTTTATGGATAAAAAAATAACTAAAGAAATTACATTATCAGTAATAGAATCAGTTGTTGAGGGTAGAGCTGAATTTAAAGAATGGGCAAATAATATAGAAATAATGGATATAGAAGAGTTTATTCCTGATATGACAAACAAAGAATATGTAAATAATTTTATAGGTTCAATGAAAAAGAGATTAGAATTTATAAAATCTCGTGAAACAGAAAGAGGAGGAATTGATAAATTACCATTAGAATGTAGTGAATCTATAGAAGAAATAATAAATGTTTGTAAAAATAATAAAAAAGATATATTGGAGGGATAA
- a CDS encoding uracil-xanthine permease family protein, with translation MSESEYLNVVPQEDRSEGMSTGGLILLGLQHTFTMFGATVLVPYLTGIPVNVALFTAGLGTLLFHWITNWKVPVFLGSSFAYIAPIIAVTMHYMNEAGLNYGSINDAVAAGVDLRPYLAYATGGIFLAGLVKFGFGILIKFIGIRRFEKLFPPVISGTMIILIGLILSPVAINMASGNWWIALVSLFTAVIVRLYTRGFSRLIPVIWGIIVGYIVAAITGNVSFAEVGTASWVGMPELYLPKFSWYAAAAIIPVAIAPSVEHFGDVFAISAVVGKKFYEDPGMHRTLMGDGLATSLGGFLGGPANTTYSENTGVLAFTKAFNPWIMRIAAFFAILLALIPKVGAIVRSIPVPVMGGIEILLFGMIASIGAKTLINNQVKVEGKNLVTMSLMLVTGLGGAVFQAGNFALQGLGLAAVVGIIVNGVLTLTGASDE, from the coding sequence ATGAGTGAAAGCGAATATTTGAATGTCGTGCCTCAAGAAGACAGAAGTGAAGGTATGAGTACAGGGGGATTAATATTATTAGGATTACAACACACCTTCACAATGTTTGGAGCAACAGTATTGGTACCTTATTTAACAGGTATTCCAGTAAATGTAGCATTATTTACAGCCGGACTCGGAACATTATTATTCCACTGGATTACCAATTGGAAAGTACCAGTATTTTTAGGTTCTAGTTTTGCATATATTGCACCAATTATAGCAGTTACAATGCATTACATGAATGAAGCTGGTTTAAATTATGGAAGTATAAATGATGCGGTAGCAGCAGGTGTAGATTTAAGACCATATTTGGCATATGCAACAGGCGGAATATTCTTAGCTGGATTGGTTAAATTTGGTTTTGGTATATTGATAAAGTTTATAGGTATTAGGAGATTCGAAAAATTATTCCCACCAGTAATATCAGGAACAATGATTATATTAATTGGTTTGATATTAAGTCCAGTAGCAATAAATATGGCAAGTGGAAATTGGTGGATAGCATTAGTATCATTATTTACAGCAGTAATAGTAAGATTATACACAAGAGGATTTAGTAGATTGATACCTGTTATTTGGGGGATAATAGTAGGATATATAGTAGCAGCAATAACAGGAAATGTAAGTTTTGCAGAAGTAGGAACAGCAAGCTGGGTAGGAATGCCAGAATTATACTTACCAAAATTCTCATGGTATGCAGCTGCAGCAATAATACCAGTTGCAATAGCACCATCAGTTGAACATTTTGGAGATGTATTTGCAATATCAGCAGTAGTTGGAAAAAAATTCTATGAAGATCCAGGAATGCACAGGACATTAATGGGAGATGGGCTTGCAACATCATTAGGAGGATTTTTAGGAGGACCTGCAAATACAACATATAGTGAAAACACAGGAGTATTAGCATTTACAAAAGCATTTAACCCATGGATAATGAGAATAGCAGCATTCTTTGCAATATTATTAGCATTAATACCTAAAGTAGGAGCAATAGTAAGATCAATACCAGTACCAGTAATGGGCGGAATAGAAATATTATTATTTGGAATGATAGCAAGTATAGGTGCAAAAACATTGATAAACAACCAAGTAAAGGTAGAAGGAAAGAACTTAGTAACAATGTCATTGATGTTAGTAACAGGATTAGGTGGAGCAGTTTTCCAAGCTGGTAACTTTGCTTTACAAGGTTTAGGTCTTGCTGCTGTTGTTGGTATTATCGTTAATGGTGTATTGACTTTAACAGGAGCTTCTGACGAATAA
- a CDS encoding N-acetyltransferase, protein MWKEIPEKVSQEKITFDVRELEPLLSGPSLKLPPYEPEMAKLKDGSYLYIRPLEKDEVPKLLPFIKKLLDVDHDFYDIVGVRVYGELLGWYRNRLKDPYFMIGTINGKLAGFANARVMNNGIHISLHSMAFVRGLRVGAIMYYAKAKYAFEKLGAKEWWATYESYNGFKRWGLGMAQPSYPWPDVQHELGGAKVYYVTREYWDLSIKDYLQQLVKTELEPASAEVAEANKELIIPDSPVV, encoded by the coding sequence ATGTGGAAAGAAATACCAGAAAAAGTATCACAAGAAAAAATAACTTTTGATGTAAGAGAATTAGAACCTTTATTATCAGGTCCATCATTAAAGTTACCACCATATGAACCTGAAATGGCTAAATTAAAAGATGGTAGTTATTTATATATAAGACCTTTAGAAAAAGATGAAGTTCCAAAATTGTTACCATTTATAAAGAAATTATTAGATGTAGATCATGATTTTTACGACATAGTTGGAGTAAGAGTTTACGGAGAATTATTAGGTTGGTATAGAAATAGATTAAAGGATCCATATTTTATGATTGGTACAATTAATGGAAAATTAGCAGGATTTGCTAATGCAAGAGTTATGAATAATGGTATTCATATAAGTCTTCATTCAATGGCATTTGTTAGAGGCTTAAGAGTTGGAGCTATTATGTATTATGCAAAGGCTAAATATGCATTTGAAAAACTAGGTGCAAAAGAATGGTGGGCTACATATGAAAGTTATAATGGATTTAAGAGATGGGGATTAGGTATGGCACAACCATCATATCCATGGCCAGATGTACAACATGAACTCGGTGGCGCAAAAGTCTATTATGTTACAAGAGAATATTGGGATCTTTCAATAAAAGATTACTTACAACAATTAGTAAAAACCGAACTCGAACCAGCTAGCGCTGAAGTTGCTGAAGCAAATAAAGAATTAATAATTCCAGACAGTCCCGTTGTTTAA
- a CDS encoding glycosyltransferase family 4 protein → MEYINYLIIFLISVIVTYFMIPIAKKLKIVDKPDNELKIHQNAIPYLGGIAIYLSSIWFIKDIRFIIFGTLMLLLGLLDDIINVSPRFRLINEFIGVVLTLLPFYNSLGIIYSIILTILGVTLINAVNMIDGMDGICGGNTLFVILFLSIISKHFDYIYIVVAILGFLLFNFHPAKIFLGDAGSYFLGYTIFYLTVIMTANHGFGGFAISVIVSALFYTDLFFSFLRRILNNKSPFSGDRDHIYDKIKKRYNISVKKTAIITYIFSFLFGIIGVISWDYPYLGLSLALIEFLFLGIYLKLYSYKL, encoded by the coding sequence ATGGAATATATAAACTACTTAATAATATTTTTAATTTCAGTTATAGTTACATACTTTATGATTCCTATAGCCAAAAAATTGAAAATAGTTGATAAGCCAGATAATGAATTAAAGATTCACCAAAACGCAATTCCTTATTTAGGTGGTATAGCAATATATTTATCAAGCATATGGTTTATTAAAGATATTAGGTTTATAATTTTTGGAACATTAATGCTATTATTAGGTTTATTAGATGATATAATAAACGTATCTCCGCGATTTAGGTTAATTAATGAGTTTATAGGTGTTGTATTAACATTATTACCATTTTATAACTCACTTGGAATAATATATTCAATTATTTTAACAATTTTAGGTGTAACATTAATTAATGCTGTGAATATGATTGATGGAATGGATGGAATTTGTGGTGGTAATACATTATTTGTTATACTTTTTTTAAGTATTATATCGAAACATTTTGATTATATATATATTGTAGTAGCGATACTAGGATTTTTATTATTTAATTTTCATCCAGCAAAAATATTTTTAGGTGATGCAGGATCATATTTTTTAGGATATACAATATTTTATTTAACAGTTATTATGACGGCTAATCACGGTTTCGGTGGATTTGCTATTTCAGTAATAGTTTCAGCATTATTTTACACAGACTTGTTTTTTAGTTTTTTAAGAAGGATATTAAATAACAAATCACCGTTTTCTGGGGATAGAGATCATATATATGATAAAATAAAAAAGAGATATAATATTTCTGTTAAAAAAACAGCTATTATAACATATATATTTTCATTTTTATTTGGTATAATAGGTGTAATTAGTTGGGATTATCCATACTTGGGTTTGAGTTTAGCTTTAATTGAATTTTTATTTTTAGGAATATATTTAAAATTATATTCCTATAAATTATAA
- a CDS encoding MFS transporter codes for MEPLALYITFTNFFTSFFKSYFKPLIPFFMEYFNVDEPRIFVMMASILTLISSFSQIFFGYIADKSEKKLKFLYLSVIVTMVPIIFLGYVKSTLLLFVIFLIGYMGSAAQEPLGAGISGTIGKEKSTTLAIYMVGGTFGYALGPIFITYFVTHYNLKNATYIGLIGIIIYTILFYFAYNYFKTHKTLRPKNKRIRFFESFKGFKYIAPIWFLTIHRAFISIMFRSYVPIKSRMLGYDLTVGGLLVTLGFLAGTFSNLLGAKLEEKTSVRFVNMIYFSAFSILVFLFATSKNIWILSISYILADAFMFLTMSVNVHYAQQLLPDNKSFASGALMGFTRAVGNVLITIYTFFFGNNVPFILNSLWIFGIVGIILTLILIKPQIKNRADHI; via the coding sequence ATGGAACCATTAGCTCTTTATATAACATTCACAAATTTTTTTACTAGCTTTTTTAAATCATATTTTAAACCGTTAATTCCATTTTTTATGGAATATTTTAATGTTGATGAACCAAGAATATTTGTTATGATGGCCTCAATTTTGACGTTAATATCATCTTTTAGCCAAATTTTCTTTGGTTATATAGCAGATAAGTCTGAAAAAAAGCTTAAATTTTTATATTTATCTGTAATCGTAACCATGGTACCGATAATATTTTTGGGATATGTAAAAAGCACATTGTTATTATTTGTTATTTTTTTGATAGGGTATATGGGCAGTGCAGCACAAGAACCACTTGGAGCAGGAATTAGTGGGACTATAGGGAAAGAAAAAAGTACTACTTTAGCAATATATATGGTAGGAGGTACTTTTGGATATGCACTTGGTCCGATATTTATAACATATTTTGTAACTCATTATAACCTGAAAAATGCAACATATATAGGGTTAATTGGAATAATTATCTATACAATCTTATTTTATTTTGCTTATAATTATTTTAAAACCCATAAAACTCTCAGACCAAAAAATAAAAGAATTCGTTTTTTTGAAAGTTTTAAAGGTTTTAAATATATTGCTCCTATATGGTTCTTGACAATACATAGAGCATTTATTAGTATAATGTTTAGATCATATGTTCCGATAAAATCAAGAATGTTAGGATATGATTTAACAGTTGGTGGATTGTTAGTAACATTAGGATTTTTGGCAGGAACATTTTCTAATTTGTTAGGAGCCAAATTAGAAGAGAAAACTAGTGTAAGATTTGTTAACATGATTTATTTTTCTGCTTTTTCAATTTTAGTATTTTTATTTGCAACTTCTAAAAATATTTGGATATTATCAATTTCATATATTTTAGCAGATGCTTTTATGTTTCTAACCATGTCTGTAAATGTTCATTACGCACAACAATTATTGCCAGATAATAAAAGTTTTGCTTCTGGTGCTTTAATGGGTTTTACCAGAGCTGTAGGAAATGTTTTAATAACTATATATACATTCTTTTTTGGTAATAATGTTCCATTTATTTTAAACAGTTTATGGATATTTGGTATTGTAGGAATAATATTAACATTGATATTAATTAAACCACAAATAAAAAATAGGGCAGATCATATATGA